One region of Streptomyces sp. CG4 genomic DNA includes:
- a CDS encoding flavin reductase family protein produces MDGCFFDRLDPDMCVVTAVAGGERAGCLVGFAAQCSIHPPRFAVWLSKVNHTYRVARAARHLAVHLLTRDQRDLAELFGGETGDEIDKFARLDWREEHGGTVVLRDAAAWFVGAIVERADGGDHVGHVLEPVRWGAGRGGPLLRLSDAATIDAGHPVE; encoded by the coding sequence ATGGACGGCTGCTTCTTCGATCGGCTGGATCCCGACATGTGCGTGGTCACGGCCGTGGCCGGCGGTGAGCGGGCCGGGTGTCTGGTCGGGTTCGCCGCGCAGTGCTCCATCCACCCGCCCCGGTTCGCCGTCTGGCTGTCGAAGGTCAACCACACCTACCGCGTCGCCCGGGCCGCGCGGCACCTCGCCGTGCACCTGCTCACCCGCGACCAGCGGGACCTCGCGGAACTCTTCGGCGGCGAGACCGGCGACGAGATCGACAAGTTCGCGCGCCTGGACTGGAGGGAGGAGCACGGCGGCACGGTGGTGCTGCGGGACGCGGCGGCCTGGTTCGTCGGGGCGATCGTCGAGCGCGCCGACGGTGGCGATCATGTCGGCCATGTCCTCGAACCGGTGCGTTGGGGCGCGGGGCGCGGCGGGCCGCTGCTGCGGCTGTCCGACGCGGCCACCATCGACGCCGGTCACCCCGTGGAGTGA
- a CDS encoding peptidoglycan-binding protein yields MPTPPDPERPYSGPVLEPVRVLRLRRFDALAELMREMDTGPARPADTDEEETRELPPVPPASGTPGPRRAAVAAVAAAALLGFGCALLLTGRQEATATPPPYRPATTAPPATTPAPTPTASRTPGAATDPDGPGTLRQGDSGPGVTDLQQRLLHVPDVYRDGSTGGTYDANLTAAVARFQLWYGISGDETGVYGNDTRRALESRTGSGDNS; encoded by the coding sequence GTGCCGACACCGCCCGATCCCGAACGGCCGTACTCCGGACCGGTCTTGGAACCCGTCCGGGTCCTGCGGCTCCGCCGTTTCGACGCCCTCGCGGAGCTGATGCGCGAGATGGACACCGGGCCGGCGCGGCCGGCGGACACCGACGAGGAGGAGACGCGGGAACTGCCACCCGTACCGCCGGCGTCCGGCACTCCCGGCCCGCGTCGGGCGGCTGTCGCGGCCGTGGCAGCCGCCGCACTCCTCGGTTTCGGCTGCGCCCTGCTGCTCACCGGCCGCCAGGAGGCCACCGCGACCCCGCCTCCGTACCGCCCCGCGACCACCGCACCGCCCGCCACCACCCCGGCCCCCACCCCCACCGCATCCCGCACGCCCGGCGCCGCCACCGACCCCGACGGCCCCGGCACCCTCCGCCAGGGCGACAGTGGTCCCGGGGTCACCGACCTGCAGCAACGCCTGCTGCACGTCCCGGACGTCTACCGCGACGGCTCGACCGGCGGCACCTACGACGCGAACCTCACGGCGGCCGTGGCCCGCTTCCAGCTCTGGTACGGCATCAGCGGCGACGAGACCGGCGTCTACGGCAACGACACGCGCCGTGCGCTGGAGTCCCGGACCGGGTCCGGCGACAATTCATGA
- a CDS encoding TetR family transcriptional regulator, producing MSSTSAAPAAKPPMREALVAAAFRLFLERGYEQTTVDDIVALAGVGRRSFFRYFPSKEDVVFPDHERCLADMTSFLAASDTEHEPVRRVCDAARLVLGMYAENPSFSVQRYRLTKQVPGLRAYELSVVWRYERALAEYLRGRFTDRPDGTLRADVLAAAVVAAHNNALRSWLRSDGLGDAGAAVDHALGYVQKTFGRAAEPAASPAWLSPVPAGQPDDVVVLVSRRDAPLWRVVQELEAALGRA from the coding sequence ATGAGCTCCACCAGCGCGGCGCCGGCCGCGAAGCCGCCGATGCGGGAGGCCCTCGTCGCGGCGGCCTTCCGGCTCTTCCTGGAACGCGGGTACGAGCAGACGACCGTCGACGACATCGTGGCCCTGGCCGGGGTCGGCCGGCGGTCGTTCTTCCGCTACTTCCCCTCCAAGGAGGACGTGGTCTTCCCCGACCACGAGCGCTGCCTGGCCGACATGACCTCCTTCCTCGCCGCGAGCGACACGGAGCACGAACCGGTGCGGCGGGTGTGCGACGCGGCCCGGCTGGTGCTGGGGATGTACGCCGAGAACCCGTCGTTCTCCGTCCAGCGCTACCGCCTCACCAAGCAGGTGCCGGGCCTGCGGGCCTACGAGCTGTCGGTGGTGTGGCGCTACGAGCGCGCGCTCGCCGAGTATCTGCGCGGACGGTTCACGGATCGACCGGACGGGACGCTGCGCGCCGACGTCCTCGCGGCCGCGGTCGTCGCCGCGCACAACAACGCCCTGCGCTCCTGGCTGCGCTCGGACGGCCTGGGCGACGCGGGCGCGGCGGTGGACCATGCGCTCGGGTATGTGCAGAAGACGTTCGGACGCGCCGCCGAGCCCGCGGCTTCACCGGCCTGGCTCAGCCCGGTGCCGGCCGGGCAGCCCGACGACGTGGTGGTGCTGGTGTCCCGGCGGGATGCCCCGTTGTGGCGGGTGGTGCAGGAGCTGGAGGCGGCGCTGGGCCGCGCCTGA
- a CDS encoding zinc ribbon domain-containing protein — protein MYHYSANVSQPAAGAAAGVLDPAPADSKDAITFQRCTWCGTATYHRLLCPVCQGSELRTERSEGVGTVRHSTVVHRNTPAARNVSLIEMAEGFVVRGRVMGPPIGIHSGDRVRLSTAQDPVRGEPVFQLLDEQYRSAWT, from the coding sequence GTGTACCACTACTCAGCAAACGTCTCGCAGCCGGCGGCCGGCGCCGCGGCGGGTGTTCTCGACCCCGCCCCCGCGGACTCCAAGGACGCCATTACCTTCCAGCGGTGCACCTGGTGCGGCACCGCGACGTACCACCGGCTGCTGTGTCCGGTGTGCCAGGGCAGCGAGTTGCGCACCGAGCGCAGCGAGGGTGTCGGGACGGTGCGGCACTCCACGGTGGTGCACCGCAACACTCCCGCCGCGCGCAATGTCTCACTGATAGAGATGGCCGAGGGGTTCGTCGTGCGCGGCCGGGTCATGGGCCCGCCGATCGGCATCCACAGCGGCGACCGGGTCCGGCTGTCCACCGCCCAGGATCCGGTGCGCGGCGAGCCGGTGTTCCAGCTGCTGGACGAGCAGTACCGGAGTGCCTGGACCTGA
- a CDS encoding PPOX class F420-dependent oxidoreductase, with protein sequence MDDTLLDRLGSGKYLLVTSYRKNGTPVATPVWVVRDGATLGVWTAADSFKVKRIRRRPDVLVGPCDLRGNPTGEQLPATAEIADGATTARYRALITRKYGILGRLTLLGSRLRRGLDGTVGIRVTLAQ encoded by the coding sequence ATGGACGACACGCTCCTGGACCGGCTCGGCTCCGGCAAGTACCTACTGGTGACCAGCTACCGCAAGAACGGCACCCCGGTCGCCACCCCGGTGTGGGTGGTCCGCGACGGTGCCACCCTCGGTGTCTGGACCGCCGCCGACAGCTTCAAGGTCAAGCGGATCCGGCGCCGCCCCGACGTCCTCGTCGGCCCCTGCGACCTGCGCGGCAACCCCACCGGCGAGCAGCTGCCGGCCACCGCGGAGATCGCCGACGGCGCCACCACCGCCCGCTACCGCGCGCTCATCACCCGCAAGTACGGCATCCTCGGCCGCCTCACCCTCCTCGGCAGCCGACTGCGGCGCGGCCTGGACGGCACGGTCGGGATCCGGGTGACCCTCGCGCAGTGA
- a CDS encoding SAM-dependent methyltransferase — MTDNPAATDDVAVSLRARINTSRPHTARIWNYWLGGKDNYEVDREAGDQIRRLHPGIGEYARADRLFLGRAVRHLVGELGIRQFLDIGTGLPTADNTHEVAQRIAPESRVVYVDNDPLVLAHARALLTSTPEGRTDYLDEDLRHVDSILEHATRTLDFGEPVALMLLGVVIFIGEDEDPYGLVRQLTDRLPAGSHLVLSHTVTHPAMPDVDEAVAFWNEHGTPKLTQRTPEDVARFFDGLDLLEPGVVSCSRWRPEHGHGAEPEEVAMFGGVARKS, encoded by the coding sequence GTGACCGACAACCCGGCAGCCACCGATGACGTGGCTGTGTCGCTGCGCGCCCGCATCAACACCAGCCGGCCGCACACCGCCCGGATCTGGAACTACTGGCTCGGCGGCAAGGACAACTACGAGGTCGACCGCGAGGCCGGCGACCAGATCCGCCGACTGCACCCCGGCATCGGGGAGTACGCGCGCGCCGACCGGCTCTTCCTCGGCCGTGCGGTACGTCATCTGGTCGGCGAGCTGGGCATCCGGCAGTTCCTGGACATCGGCACCGGGCTGCCCACCGCCGACAACACGCACGAGGTCGCCCAGCGCATCGCCCCGGAGTCACGGGTCGTGTACGTCGACAACGACCCGCTGGTCCTCGCGCACGCGCGTGCCCTGCTGACGAGCACGCCGGAGGGCCGTACCGACTATCTGGACGAGGACCTGCGCCATGTCGACTCGATCCTCGAACACGCGACGAGGACGCTCGACTTCGGCGAGCCGGTGGCGCTGATGCTGCTCGGCGTGGTCATCTTCATCGGCGAGGACGAGGACCCGTACGGTCTGGTACGGCAGTTGACCGACCGGCTGCCGGCGGGCAGTCACCTGGTGCTGTCGCACACCGTCACCCACCCGGCGATGCCGGACGTGGACGAGGCGGTGGCGTTCTGGAACGAGCACGGAACCCCGAAGCTGACCCAGCGCACGCCCGAGGACGTGGCCCGGTTCTTCGACGGTCTCGATCTGCTGGAGCCGGGTGTGGTGTCGTGCTCGCGCTGGCGCCCGGAACACGGCCACGGGGCCGAGCCGGAGGAGGTCGCGATGTTCGGCGGGGTGGCCCGCAAGAGCTGA
- a CDS encoding S1 family peptidase yields MRHARRRIVRRVTRLAAVGGLLLGGAMITQAAMASETPPAARTLASADGTGGTGAALVARLGTARTAGDWIGPGGRPVVAVTDEAAAREVRRAGAEAKVVSHSMNELKSATARLRSAPRVAGTAWAVDYRTNRVVVSADSTVSAGDWSRMSQVAARIGGFVRMEHAQGTFTTRLNGAQPILSTGGRCSAGFNVTNGQSDFILTAGHCGPTGSTWFAGNQGNQQLGRTVSSTFPGNDFSLVQYASGKAGDGAGVVAIGGGNGVRITGTADAAVGQRVFRSGSTSGLHDGTVTALNATVNYPEGTVTGLIQTNVCAEPGDSGGPLFSDGVALGVTSGGNGDCTAGGTTFFQPVTRALAALNVKLIVSAQPAGGAPRNASPAPSSPAPQGAVAPNAASPGSSAPVTGASGQTLTARLTDPRNVGPGLLVIAGSLIALVATRYIRAEQDRKAYQRYYSATWG; encoded by the coding sequence ATGCGGCACGCACGACGACGGATCGTCAGGCGAGTGACCCGCCTGGCGGCGGTCGGCGGACTCCTCCTGGGTGGCGCGATGATCACCCAGGCGGCCATGGCGAGCGAGACACCTCCCGCCGCCAGAACACTCGCTTCGGCCGACGGCACCGGCGGCACCGGCGCCGCGCTGGTGGCGCGGCTCGGCACGGCACGGACGGCGGGCGACTGGATCGGCCCCGGCGGGCGGCCGGTCGTGGCGGTCACCGACGAGGCGGCGGCGCGGGAGGTACGGCGCGCCGGGGCCGAGGCGAAGGTCGTGTCGCACAGCATGAACGAGCTCAAGTCGGCGACGGCCAGGCTGCGTTCGGCGCCGCGTGTGGCGGGCACCGCGTGGGCGGTGGACTATCGGACCAACCGGGTCGTGGTGAGCGCGGACAGCACGGTGTCCGCCGGCGACTGGTCCCGGATGAGCCAGGTCGCCGCGAGGATCGGCGGCTTCGTGCGGATGGAGCACGCACAGGGCACGTTCACCACACGGCTGAACGGCGCCCAGCCGATCCTGTCGACCGGCGGCCGCTGCTCGGCGGGGTTCAATGTGACCAACGGGCAGAGCGACTTCATTCTCACGGCCGGTCACTGCGGGCCCACGGGATCCACCTGGTTCGCCGGCAATCAGGGCAACCAGCAGCTCGGCCGGACGGTGAGCAGCACCTTCCCCGGCAATGACTTCTCGCTCGTGCAGTACGCGAGCGGCAAGGCCGGTGACGGCGCGGGCGTCGTCGCGATCGGCGGCGGCAACGGGGTGCGGATCACGGGGACCGCCGATGCGGCGGTGGGGCAGCGGGTGTTCCGCAGCGGCAGCACCAGCGGCCTGCACGACGGTACGGTCACCGCGCTCAACGCGACCGTCAACTACCCGGAGGGGACGGTCACCGGACTCATCCAGACCAATGTGTGCGCCGAACCGGGCGACAGCGGCGGCCCGCTGTTCTCCGACGGCGTCGCGCTCGGTGTGACCTCGGGCGGCAACGGCGACTGCACGGCGGGCGGTACGACGTTCTTCCAGCCGGTGACGAGGGCGCTGGCGGCGCTGAACGTCAAGCTCATCGTGTCGGCGCAGCCCGCCGGCGGTGCCCCCAGGAACGCCTCCCCCGCGCCGTCGTCCCCGGCACCCCAGGGCGCGGTCGCCCCGAACGCGGCCTCGCCGGGTTCCTCGGCACCGGTGACGGGGGCATCGGGGCAGACGCTGACGGCCCGGCTGACGGACCCGCGGAACGTGGGTCCGGGGCTGCTGGTCATCGCGGGCAGTCTGATCGCGCTCGTCGCGACCCGCTACATCCGCGCCGAACAGGACCGCAAGGCCTATCAGCGGTATTACTCGGCGACCTGGGGCTGA
- a CDS encoding ROK family protein: MTSWLPLSPAERSVAIEVLVHGPLSRTELARRLGLSQGSLTRLTKPLIGSGLLVETPEEAGAAQARQGRPSQPLGVVADARSFLGFKITADMVHGVVTTLRSEVTGRLDRPLTTHDPDAVAALLAEMAAVLAGGRPDPAGIGIGVGGLVRERAVVAQSPFLGWRDVPLATLVRERTGLPVVVENDVAALVEAETWFGAGRGLDRFAVLTIGAGIGYGLVLGGRRVPSAEDGRGFGRHWIIDPHGPLTPTGERGSAVSLLTIPSVEYQIRAATGRDTAYEEILAGAAAGEPMAARVVGEAARALGILVAQIANFAMPQRILLAGEGVGLMDVAGDTVHETIRAHRHPDADPVDLETKVSDFHDWARGAAVLAIQVLVLGEGPG, encoded by the coding sequence ATGACCAGCTGGCTGCCGCTGAGCCCCGCGGAGCGCTCCGTGGCGATCGAGGTGCTCGTGCACGGGCCGCTGTCCCGCACCGAGCTGGCCCGGCGTCTCGGGCTCTCGCAGGGCAGCCTCACCCGGCTGACCAAGCCGCTGATCGGGTCCGGGCTGCTGGTCGAGACCCCCGAGGAGGCCGGAGCGGCCCAGGCGCGACAGGGCCGGCCGTCGCAGCCGCTCGGCGTCGTGGCCGACGCCCGCTCCTTCCTCGGCTTCAAGATCACCGCCGATATGGTCCACGGCGTCGTCACCACGCTGCGCAGCGAGGTCACCGGCCGGCTCGACCGGCCGCTCACCACGCACGACCCGGACGCCGTGGCCGCACTGCTCGCGGAGATGGCCGCGGTCCTGGCCGGGGGCCGTCCCGATCCGGCCGGCATCGGCATCGGTGTGGGCGGTCTGGTGCGCGAGCGCGCGGTGGTCGCCCAGTCGCCGTTCCTCGGCTGGCGCGACGTGCCGCTCGCCACACTGGTGCGGGAGCGGACCGGGCTGCCGGTCGTCGTGGAGAACGACGTGGCCGCCCTGGTCGAGGCCGAGACCTGGTTCGGCGCGGGCCGCGGACTCGACCGCTTCGCCGTCCTGACCATCGGCGCCGGCATCGGCTACGGGCTGGTGCTCGGCGGCAGACGCGTGCCGTCCGCCGAGGACGGCCGTGGCTTCGGCCGGCACTGGATCATCGACCCCCACGGCCCGCTCACTCCCACCGGAGAGCGCGGCAGCGCTGTGTCCTTGCTCACCATCCCCAGCGTCGAGTACCAGATCCGCGCCGCCACCGGCCGCGACACCGCCTACGAGGAGATCCTCGCCGGTGCCGCCGCGGGCGAGCCCATGGCCGCCAGGGTCGTCGGCGAGGCCGCTCGTGCGCTCGGCATCCTGGTCGCGCAGATCGCCAACTTCGCCATGCCGCAGCGGATCCTGCTCGCCGGAGAGGGCGTCGGCCTGATGGATGTGGCCGGGGACACGGTCCACGAGACCATTCGCGCCCACCGGCATCCGGACGCCGACCCGGTCGACCTGGAGACGAAGGTGTCCGACTTCCACGACTGGGCGCGCGGCGCCGCCGTGTTGGCGATCCAGGTACTCGTGCTCGGCGAGGGCCCGGGGTGA
- a CDS encoding Gfo/Idh/MocA family protein, producing the protein MTFSLGIVGAGQFSGQFATLFQAHPGVRDVYVTDLLPERAERLATAQGFAGTFPSYEAMLESSAVDAVAVFTQRWTHGPLVLQGLAAGKHVYSAVPMAITTEEIAAIIDAVRATGLTYMMGETSQYNPATVHARNRIAEGAFGRLFYAEGDYVHDMDLGFYEAYRYSGGENWKATASYPPLLYPTHAVGGVLGAWRTHAVSVSAIGVRDDRGDGVFDRSVSQFDNDLSNATALFEVAGGGSFRTNEFRRVGYPSHIRESRFRFFGTEASMEQLATVALWQDKGGVQDISELLEPKPTLAPDDPSLAHIAPKLRAAFTSGSAPVHDRARLPREFDHLHNGHEGSHHFLVDDFVTAVNTRSLPSVNAWVAARYNLPGIIAHDSARQGGVRLEIPDFGDAPEA; encoded by the coding sequence ATGACCTTCTCTCTCGGTATCGTCGGCGCGGGCCAGTTCTCCGGTCAGTTCGCCACGCTGTTCCAGGCTCATCCCGGCGTCCGTGACGTGTATGTCACCGACCTGCTGCCCGAGCGGGCCGAGCGGCTCGCCACCGCGCAGGGTTTCGCCGGCACCTTCCCGTCGTACGAGGCCATGCTGGAGTCGTCGGCGGTCGACGCGGTCGCGGTCTTCACCCAGCGCTGGACGCACGGCCCGCTGGTCCTCCAGGGTCTTGCCGCGGGCAAGCACGTGTACTCCGCCGTACCCATGGCGATCACCACCGAGGAGATCGCCGCGATCATCGACGCGGTACGGGCGACCGGGCTGACGTACATGATGGGCGAGACCAGTCAGTACAACCCGGCGACCGTGCACGCCCGCAACCGGATCGCCGAGGGCGCCTTCGGCCGGCTCTTCTACGCCGAGGGCGACTACGTCCACGACATGGACCTCGGTTTCTACGAGGCCTACCGGTACAGCGGCGGCGAGAACTGGAAGGCGACCGCCAGCTATCCCCCGCTGCTGTATCCGACACATGCGGTGGGCGGGGTGCTCGGGGCCTGGCGGACCCACGCGGTGAGTGTGTCGGCGATCGGTGTGCGGGACGATCGCGGCGATGGCGTTTTCGATCGTTCGGTCAGCCAGTTCGACAACGACCTGTCCAATGCGACCGCGCTGTTCGAGGTCGCGGGCGGCGGATCGTTCCGTACGAACGAGTTCCGGCGGGTCGGCTACCCCTCGCACATCCGCGAGTCCCGGTTCCGGTTCTTCGGTACGGAGGCCAGCATGGAGCAGCTGGCGACGGTGGCGCTGTGGCAGGACAAGGGCGGAGTGCAGGACATCAGCGAGCTGCTGGAGCCCAAGCCGACCCTGGCCCCGGACGATCCGTCCCTGGCGCACATCGCCCCCAAGCTGCGGGCCGCCTTCACCTCGGGTTCGGCGCCGGTGCACGACCGGGCGCGGCTGCCGCGGGAGTTCGACCACCTCCACAACGGCCATGAGGGCAGCCATCACTTCCTGGTCGACGACTTCGTCACCGCCGTCAACACGCGTTCGCTGCCGTCGGTGAACGCATGGGTGGCCGCCCGGTACAACCTGCCGGGCATCATCGCGCACGATTCGGCGCGGCAGGGCGGCGTCCGGCTGGAGATCCCCGACTTCGGGGACGCGCCGGAGGCGTGA
- a CDS encoding L,D-transpeptidase family protein → MGVIARRGVVALGVTGLVAPLTLALTATPAQAASCTTQAGPYQKQVEKFLGRPVDGKQSAADCQAIKAFQDKHGIMPDIGYAGSVTWGVMDLMNKQRAVGKNPNKDGACPVNRGRIACVNLTLQLSWIQDGKKLVYGPVPVRTGRQGFATRTGLKKIYWRDLNHVSTVYNVPMPYSQFFDGGQAFHSVGLSMWNPPGSHGCVNMTTTDAKKYWSLLRTGDDVFVYGRKPGT, encoded by the coding sequence ATGGGGGTCATAGCAAGACGGGGTGTCGTCGCGCTGGGCGTCACGGGACTCGTGGCGCCGCTCACGCTCGCCCTCACCGCGACGCCGGCCCAGGCCGCGAGCTGCACCACACAGGCGGGGCCGTACCAGAAGCAGGTGGAGAAGTTCCTCGGCCGGCCGGTCGACGGCAAGCAGTCCGCCGCCGACTGCCAGGCCATCAAGGCATTCCAGGACAAGCACGGCATCATGCCCGACATCGGCTACGCCGGATCCGTCACCTGGGGCGTGATGGATCTCATGAACAAGCAGCGGGCCGTCGGCAAAAACCCCAACAAGGACGGCGCCTGCCCGGTGAACAGGGGCCGGATCGCCTGCGTGAACCTCACGCTCCAGCTCAGCTGGATCCAGGACGGCAAGAAGCTCGTCTACGGGCCCGTGCCCGTGCGCACCGGCCGCCAGGGCTTCGCCACCCGCACCGGCCTGAAGAAAATCTACTGGCGGGACCTCAACCACGTCTCGACCGTCTACAACGTGCCGATGCCCTACAGCCAGTTCTTCGACGGCGGACAGGCCTTCCACTCGGTGGGCCTGAGCATGTGGAACCCGCCGGGCTCGCACGGCTGCGTGAACATGACCACCACGGACGCCAAGAAGTACTGGTCGCTGCTGAGGACGGGCGACGACGTCTTCGTCTACGGCCGCAAGCCGGGAACCTGA
- a CDS encoding maleylpyruvate isomerase family mycothiol-dependent enzyme, with product MGKAAHTTAVDKATTAAAIAAERRELADFFEALTPAQWEAPSLCAGWRVREVVAHMSMGFRHPTARVLRELVKARGSLHRMTDRLARRDAAAHPDTALAGFLRTHAHHPWTPPIGGLAAALGHDVVHGLDVTVALGLDREVPEDRLRILLDAVDPRAFRVFGTDLTGVRLCADDLDWSFGTGASLYGRGQDLLLVAYGRSLPAGRLRGEEVHRFVTA from the coding sequence ATGGGGAAAGCAGCACACACCACCGCCGTGGACAAGGCCACCACGGCCGCCGCCATCGCCGCCGAACGACGTGAACTGGCCGACTTCTTCGAGGCGTTGACGCCCGCCCAGTGGGAGGCGCCCAGCCTGTGCGCGGGCTGGCGGGTCCGGGAGGTCGTGGCGCACATGTCGATGGGGTTCCGCCATCCGACCGCGCGGGTGCTGAGGGAACTGGTCAAGGCGCGCGGCAGCCTGCACCGTATGACCGACCGTCTCGCCCGCCGTGACGCGGCCGCCCATCCGGACACCGCACTGGCCGGCTTCCTGCGGACCCACGCCCACCACCCGTGGACGCCCCCGATCGGCGGCCTCGCCGCGGCCCTCGGCCACGACGTGGTGCACGGCCTGGACGTGACCGTCGCCCTCGGCCTGGACCGCGAGGTGCCCGAGGACCGCCTGCGGATCCTCCTCGACGCGGTCGACCCCCGTGCCTTCCGTGTCTTCGGCACCGACCTCACCGGAGTCCGGCTGTGCGCGGACGACCTCGACTGGTCCTTCGGCACAGGTGCGTCCCTGTACGGCCGCGGTCAGGACCTGCTGCTGGTCGCCTACGGCCGCAGCCTCCCCGCCGGCCGGCTGCGCGGTGAGGAGGTTCACCGTTTCGTCACAGCCTGA
- a CDS encoding LysR family transcriptional regulator: protein MELRQLRYFVTVVEEAGFTRAAERLHLAQPGLSAQIRQLERELGQPLLDRSGRSVRPTEVGAAVLPYARAALAAVDGVRQTVEEYTGLLRGRVAVGLVPGTLAHAFDMAGQLADFHDAHPRVEVTLTEDTSDRMLAALRRGELDLAVIGIAEEEPPPGIAVHVVIDEPLVVAAVPGHSLLAEYGGAGAVPPTALRGHRLIGLPRGTGMRGVLERLCAEAGFHPHIAFEAATPDGLARLAARGLGVAVLPGLGARSGLGALPLDAPNARGRVGLAWRAEGPMTPAARELLGRLREGMIGGG, encoded by the coding sequence ATGGAGTTGAGGCAGCTGCGGTACTTCGTGACGGTGGTGGAGGAGGCAGGGTTCACCCGGGCCGCCGAGCGGCTGCATCTGGCCCAGCCCGGGCTGAGTGCGCAGATACGGCAGCTGGAGCGGGAGTTGGGGCAGCCGCTGCTGGACCGGTCGGGGCGCTCGGTGCGGCCGACGGAAGTGGGTGCGGCCGTACTGCCGTACGCGCGTGCCGCGCTCGCGGCGGTCGACGGGGTGCGGCAGACGGTGGAGGAGTACACGGGCCTGCTGCGCGGCCGGGTCGCCGTCGGTCTCGTCCCCGGCACCCTCGCGCACGCCTTCGACATGGCCGGGCAGCTGGCGGACTTCCACGACGCGCACCCGCGGGTGGAGGTCACCCTCACCGAGGACACCTCGGACCGGATGCTGGCGGCGCTGCGGCGGGGCGAGCTGGACCTCGCGGTGATCGGGATCGCGGAGGAGGAGCCGCCGCCGGGTATCGCTGTGCACGTGGTGATCGACGAGCCGCTGGTCGTGGCGGCCGTCCCCGGACATTCCCTGCTCGCCGAGTACGGCGGTGCCGGCGCCGTTCCGCCGACGGCCCTGCGCGGGCACCGGCTGATCGGGCTGCCGCGCGGGACCGGGATGCGGGGTGTCCTGGAACGGCTCTGTGCCGAGGCCGGCTTCCACCCGCACATCGCGTTCGAGGCCGCGACCCCGGACGGCCTGGCCCGCCTGGCCGCGCGCGGTCTGGGCGTCGCGGTCCTGCCCGGCCTCGGCGCCCGGTCCGGCCTCGGCGCACTGCCGCTCGACGCACCGAACGCCCGCGGACGCGTGGGCCTGGCCTGGCGTGCGGAGGGTCCCATGACTCCGGCGGCACGGGAACTTCTTGGGCGGTTGCGGGAAGGGATGATCGGGGGCGGGTGA
- a CDS encoding SDR family NAD(P)-dependent oxidoreductase, translating to MTDHTRFAGHGVLVTGAARGIGAAVARRLAEEGGRVLVTDRDLPEAERTAAALRREGRTAEAAACDTADRSAVEAAVDHAVTAFGSLDVLVNCAAHCSPDVPLFEDDPDDAWALDLDVTLTGAYRCCRAALPHLVASGRGAIVGIGSVNGLQDFGNHAYGAAKAGLASLTRTLAGHAAARGVRVNLVVPGTVRTSAWEGRDDDLAALRPLYPLGRVGEPEDIAAAVAFLASHDAAWITGTTLVVDGGLTAVNTGFHAALRRA from the coding sequence ATGACCGATCACACCCGCTTCGCAGGACACGGAGTTCTCGTCACGGGCGCGGCCCGCGGCATCGGCGCGGCCGTCGCCCGCAGACTCGCCGAGGAGGGCGGCCGGGTCCTGGTCACCGACCGGGACCTGCCCGAGGCCGAGCGGACCGCCGCCGCGCTGCGCCGCGAGGGCCGCACCGCCGAGGCGGCGGCGTGCGACACCGCCGACCGCTCCGCGGTGGAGGCGGCCGTGGACCACGCCGTCACCGCGTTCGGCTCCCTCGACGTGCTGGTCAACTGCGCCGCCCACTGCAGCCCGGACGTCCCGCTCTTCGAGGACGACCCCGACGACGCGTGGGCACTCGACCTCGACGTCACCCTCACCGGCGCCTACCGCTGCTGCCGTGCCGCGCTGCCCCATCTCGTCGCCTCCGGACGCGGCGCGATCGTCGGCATCGGCTCCGTCAACGGCCTGCAGGACTTCGGCAACCACGCCTACGGCGCCGCCAAGGCCGGCCTCGCGTCCCTGACCCGCACCCTCGCCGGGCACGCGGCGGCCCGGGGAGTACGGGTGAACCTCGTGGTGCCGGGCACGGTCCGCACCTCGGCGTGGGAGGGGCGCGACGACGACCTGGCCGCCCTCCGCCCGCTGTACCCGCTCGGCCGGGTCGGCGAGCCCGAGGACATCGCCGCCGCGGTGGCCTTCCTCGCCTCCCACGACGCGGCCTGGATCACCGGCACGACCCTGGTGGTCGACGGCGGCCTGACCGCGGTGAACACCGGCTTCCACGCGGCCCTACGGCGGGCCTGA